The window GATTGAACTAGCTGATAGAAAGCTTATATACAAAGGTGAAAAGCCGATTCACTGGTGTTTTCATTGCGAAACTGCTCTTGCTGAAGCCGAGATAGAGTATTACGAGAAAGAATCTCCTTCAATTTATGTTAAGTTTCCAGTTGTTGAAAACGAGCTAGATGCTGGAGGTGAGGTTTTTGTGCTTATATGGACTACTACACCTTGGACCTTGCCCGGGAATACTGCAGTTGCTTTTAGCGAAGATCTAGAGTATGTTGTTGCTTCCTTTGACGGGAAGGAGTATTACGTTTTAGCTAAGGCTTTAATAGGTGATCTTGAATCTAGATTAGGTAAAAAATGGGTTGATGTTAGGGAGATTAAGATTGAGGACATAAGAAAGTTGAAGGTTAAACATCCATTTGAGGATAGAGAATCTGTGGTTGTGTTTGGAGAGCATGTGAGCTCTGATGTAGGAACGGGTATAGTTCACACTGCACCTGGGCATGGTATAGAAGATTACGAGATGGGGATAAGGTATGGACTGAAGATACTCTCTCCTGTTGACGATGAGGGTAAGTTTACAGAAGAGGTGGACAGGTGGAAAGGTATTAGGGTTTTTGAAGCTAATAACCTGATAATTGAATTTCTTAGGGAAAAGGGATTACTCCTACATTATGAGAAGTATAAACACCAATATCCGCATTGCTGGAGGTGCAAAAACCCAGTCATATTCAGGACTAAACCTCAATGGTTTTTTGATGTGAGTAATAAGGAGATAAAAGATAAAGCTATTGAGGGAATAGAGTTTGTTAGGTGGATACCCTCTTGGGGGAAGAATAGAATTGAGGCAATGGTAAGAAACAGGACTGATTGGTGTCTTTCTAGGCAGAGGGCTTGGGGGGTTCCTATTCCTGCAATAACGTGCAAAAAGTGCGGAAAGACATATCTCGGTGGAGAATGGGGGAAACATATAGTTAGGGTATTCTCTGAGCAAGGAGTGGATGTTTGGTTTGAAAAAAGTATAACCGAGTTACAGGGAGACTTTAAGTGCGAATGTGGGAGTAGGGAGTTTGATAAGGAAAGGGATATAGTTGATGTGTGGTTTGACTCTGGAGTGAGTAGTTTTTGTGTTTTGGATACTAGGGAGGAGATTCTCTCTTTAGCTGATCTGTATCTTGAGGGATCTGATCAACACAGAGGTTGGTTTCAATCATCACTGTGGCCATCTGTAGCATTAAAAGGGGTGCCTCCGTATAAAAATGTTCTCACACACGGCTTCGTTCTAGATGAACAAGGTAGAGCTATGCATAAGTCTCTTGGCAATGTTGTTGCACCGGAGGAGGTTATAAAAAAGTATGGAGCAGATGTGCTTAGGCTATGGGTAGTGTCTGAAGATTATACCGAAGATCTAAGAATAGGTGAACACATTCTTGAAAAGGTGGTTGATGCCTACAGAAAGATTAGAAACACTCTTAGGTATTTGGTAGCTAATTTGTATGACTTTGAGGAGAAAGACAAGCTTCCTTATGATAAACTTACGGAGATAGACAAATGGGTCCTTGACAGAGTTTATACTCTTTCAAATGAAATAACGAAGAGTTAC of the Brevinematia bacterium genome contains:
- the ileS gene encoding isoleucine--tRNA ligase: MVDYRATVNLPTTTFPMKANLPQREPEFIKFWRENRIYEKALEAKDKRKKYILHDGPPYANGHIHIGHALNKILKDIVVKDRLLRGYYTPFIPGWDCHGLPIELQVTKNLGSKAKTTPATEIRKLSREYAERFVNIQREEFIRLGVFGSWDKPYLTMSKDYEVNIAKILIELADRKLIYKGEKPIHWCFHCETALAEAEIEYYEKESPSIYVKFPVVENELDAGGEVFVLIWTTTPWTLPGNTAVAFSEDLEYVVASFDGKEYYVLAKALIGDLESRLGKKWVDVREIKIEDIRKLKVKHPFEDRESVVVFGEHVSSDVGTGIVHTAPGHGIEDYEMGIRYGLKILSPVDDEGKFTEEVDRWKGIRVFEANNLIIEFLREKGLLLHYEKYKHQYPHCWRCKNPVIFRTKPQWFFDVSNKEIKDKAIEGIEFVRWIPSWGKNRIEAMVRNRTDWCLSRQRAWGVPIPAITCKKCGKTYLGGEWGKHIVRVFSEQGVDVWFEKSITELQGDFKCECGSREFDKERDIVDVWFDSGVSSFCVLDTREEILSLADLYLEGSDQHRGWFQSSLWPSVALKGVPPYKNVLTHGFVLDEQGRAMHKSLGNVVAPEEVIKKYGADVLRLWVVSEDYTEDLRIGEHILEKVVDAYRKIRNTLRYLVANLYDFEEKDKLPYDKLTEIDKWVLDRVYTLSNEITKSYENYEFNKVYRMLYEFSNVELSAFYFDVLKDRLYTGKKDGAKRRSSQTAMYYILSFLTKAIAPILSFTAEDVWHHFFKDRLKVSSVFLTEYDIIPNEWENPTIREEMGTILLVRDVVLKGLEMARRQKLINSSLEAKVVIESETQRVRETLLRYKDSLWEIFIVSQVELGEGNTETFYEEEGIRVWIDKAEGQKCERCWVYSPTVGMNQQHPTICQKCVESIEDLKVL